The sequence aaccaatggcacccataaaccaaTCTATCAATATCTGCACTGCAAAAGTCATATGGCGCTCGTTCCCttcagtcctgccatgtgcccttacagcagttcaccaccacatatggggtgttgccgtattcaggagaaaatgggtaacaaactaTGTGATgccttttctcctgttaccccttgtgaaaatgaaaaaattggggctaaagcaacattttattggaagaaaaaacattttattttcacagacaagtgtttctaaattccgtAAACCGCTTATggagtcaaagtgctcagtatattcttttgggggtgtagtttccaaaatggggtcaacttttatgggtttccactgtaggggtacgacagggtctcttcaaattcaaaatggtgcccaaaaaacattctggcaaaatctgcctccaaaatccatatggcgctccttttcgtcTGACCAccgccacgtgcccatagagcagtttaccgccgTATATGGGGTAttactgtaaactgcagaatcagcgtAATGTATAtttaggtttattttgctgttaacccttgctgttttagaagaaaaaaattgattaacataaaataaaataaaaaaattcaagggttaacaaagtttgtgacatcagttttgaataatttgagggggtgtagtttctacaatgcggtcatttatgagtggtttccattaggtaagcccctcaaaatcactttgtaACTGAATCAGtgctaaaaaaaatggttttggaaattttgttgacatttttaaaaatgtcttctaaacttcgaagcctctaacgtcctaaaaaaataaaatgacatttacaaaatgatgccgagATAAAGTAGACATCTGGGGAATGCTGCATGATAACTGTTTATGAGGCATTAGTATCTGTCTTAaatgtagagaaattcaaatttataaaattatgaatttttccaaacttttggtaaatttgggattttataATAAAGATGAAATCTATCGACTCAAGTTCACcaccgtcatgaagtacaatgtgtcaccagaaaacagAACGGCcgggataagtaaaagctttccaaagttattaccacataaagtctcacacatcagattagcaaaaaacgtCCTGtgcaggagggtgaaaactggcccggggtagaaggggttaaacagtataaatctgtgcaagttaaccctttaaagtgaaataaagtaaggagttgatTACTTTGTGCAGGGGAAACgggcaaatgtccagacttccgaGTACCCCTAAAATGTGCAGACTTCCGAGTACCCCTAAAATGTCCAGACTTCCGAGTACCCCTAAAATGTCCAGACCTCCGAGTACCCCTACTCCAGGGCACTCCCCCATCCGCTCCTGGAGTTTACCATAGTGTCACCTGTAGTATTAGTGCTCAGAACCAGGTAGGGACACAGGTTCCTCTTTTTGATTGCAgactttttattctattttctgcacGTGATCATGTGGGCGGCCATCTTGTCAGAGCTGCTCTTTACAGCACTCAGAAATGTGCTTTACTGCAGCCACATGACCATAGACAGACTGGAGATGACTCATCGACTTCTATGGTAGAGtgcagtgagcatgctctgtgacctgtaaaAAAGGCCATTGTGCGGGGAGGGGAGGAGGGGAGCTGTGAACATTGTCTTTTGACGTCTATAAATGAGTATTGTGGGCATGCTCGGTGGCCTGTGCAGAAGTCACTGTACAGAGAGGTAGCAGACAAGCTGTCactattgtgttatctgtatataGGTGTTACCTGACATTGTAATTCCTCATTACAGCCCCGGTCTCAGCAGTGACTCTGAGCAGTAACGCGTCCTCCGCAGAGCTTTGGGCAGAACAGGACTCGGTGTCTCTCCATTGCTCATCTCAGGGTTCAGCCATCACCTTCACATGGAGCCTGGATGGAAAACCAGTGTCCTCAAAGTCTCCATATTACATTACTGAGAGCAAGTCTCCTCCGTACTCCAATCTGACCATCAGCCCGGTCTCCAGGAACGACGGTGGACCCTTCACCTGTACAGCGTCCAACCTGCTGAATAGCGAGACCAGCAATGACCTCAGCTTCAGTCTCAACTGTGAGTAGAATAATTCCGCGCATGTAGTGTCTTGTATGCGTGCTCCCCTCTCACTGGCCCATGTCACCTATGGGATTTATACTGAATATATGAGTATATACAACACAATCCTCCATCCCCTCAACATCTGTCAGCTGGGTTAGGAAGAACAGCCTAGAATACAACGGGAagattatgcataccgccatatgGTCATCTCACTGGCTCTACCACTGCCCATACCATGTTCTAGTGTGGGAGGCACAGGCTGTGGAGGCTCCAGCATGAGCTCTTCTGTGTCTTCAGGTATACAGGAATCATCTGTAGACACGTGTTCACACCCTAGATCCACAGCCAGAGCATGTATGAAGGCGCAATGACTGCCTGTCCTCTTATGGTTACCAGGTGCTGTTTCTGGACCCATTACTACTGTACGTTGTCTTCTCACAGGGCGCCCGGGTGGAGAAATGTCATGTCCAGTAACTTCTAATGGCGATATTTTGAGCCTTGTCTGCTCTTGGGAAAATGGTCGACCTCCCGCCAATGTGACGATGACATTTAACGGCACAACAGGGATGAATCCAAACATCGTGACCAGGAATGTGTCCTCCAAGACTCTGATCTGGGGCTCAGTCCTCAACTGCAGGGGTGATCAGCTGGGGAAGACGTCAATCTGTCAGAAGATCCTGGGTGAGTCACAAATATGGTGTCAGTAATTACACTGAAAAGTCTATAACTGTGTTCCCTCTGGCCATATCAAcggaaaataaaagttatggctattagaACGTgaggaagaaaaaaacaaaactgcaaAAACCAAAATGGTCCCAGTACTTAAGTGGTTAATACTATCATGGAGACATATTGTGTGccaaaaatataaagaaattacaaataaaacaaaccaaaaaatgcCCACGGCAGCCAAAACCGTCACCATAGTCGCCCCGTGCACGTAAaaccatatattttatatatcaaAACATTGAGATAAAATAGGGGACACATTTTAATCATTTATGTTGGTgtcaatttgcatatttaaagaataaagaGCTATAGTTTGACAAGTTTAAaaacaaatttcttttttttttaatgcagtttgccacccccctccccccccaaaaaaagaaaaacaaaatctCCTAAGGTATATACATCATCAAACTAAGTAAAGATGTGTGGCCCAATGCTGTCCCCGTatagtgtgtgtactgtatacataGGCATCtatgtgtatgtactgtatttgCTTATACCTCTAGGTACCGTGCCTGGTGGAGAGATCTCAGGAAGCTGCCGGCCTCCTGTCTGCGGGGCGATGGTTTGGCTTCTTATTAGGAGCAATAAGACATTTGTGTTTTTCCACTACTGAACACCGAATCTTCCTCTTGTGTCTTCTTAAGAATATCAATCACAGTGCCATCttctttataatatatataaaaatacactggCAGCGGCAttgtccccctccccacccccactGGCTAGCATTGTTCTCCTCCCTAGCTCCCCTACTAGCAACAACATTTTCCTCTTTCCCAGACTCATCCtctagcagcagcactgtccccatTCCCATCCTTCCCCCTCTTCTAGCAGCTCTGTCCCCATTCCCATCCTTCCCCCTCTAGTAGCAGCACTGTTCCCATTCCCATACTTCCCCCTCTACTAGCAGCAGTGTCCCCATTCCCATCATTCCCCCTCTAGTAGCAGCACTGTTCCCATTCCCATCTTCCCCCCTCTAGTAGCAGCACTGTTCCCATTCCCATCCTTCCCCATCTAGTAGCTGCACTGTCCCCAATTCCCATCCTTCACCCTCTAGTAGCAGCACTGTCCTCATTCCCATCCTTCCCCCTCTAGTAGCAGCACTGTTCCCATTCCCATCTAGTAGCAGCACTGTCCCCATTCCCATCCTTCCCCCTCTTGTAGCAGCACTGTTCCCATTCCCATCTTTCCCCCTCTAGTAGCAACACTGTTCCCATTCCCATCTTTCCCCCTCTAGTAGCAGCACTGTTCCCATTCCCATCCTTCCCCCTCTAGTAGCAGCACTGTTCCCATTCCCATCTCTCCCCCTCTAGTAGCAGCACTGTTCCCATTCCCATCTTTCCCCCTCTAGTATCAGCACTGTTCCCATTACCATCTTTCCCCCTCTAGTAGCAGCACTGTTCCCATTCCCATCCTTTCCCCTCTGCTCCCCTACTAGCAGCAACATTTTCCTCTTTCCCAGACTCATCCTCTAGCAGCAGCATTGTCCCCATTCCCATCCTCCCCCCTCTACTAGCAGTACTGTCCCCATTCCCATCCTTCCCCCTCTAGTAGCAGCACTGTTCCCATTCCCATCTTCCCCCCTCTAGTAGCAGCACTGTTCCCATTCCCATCCTTCCCCCTCTAGTAGCAGCACTGTTCCCATTCCCATCTTCCCCACTCTAGTAGCAGCACTGTTCCCATTCCCATCCTTCCCCCTCTAGTAGCAGCACTGTTCCCATTCCCATCTTCCCCCCTCTAGTAGCAGCACTGTTCCCATTCCCATCCTTCCCCATCTAGTAGCAGCACTGTCCCCAATTCCCATCCTTCCCCCTCTAGTAGCAGCACTGTCCTCATTCCCATCCTTCCCACTCTAGTAGCAGCACTGTTCCCATTCCCACCCTTTCCCATCTAGTAGCAGCACTGTCCCCATTCCCATCCTTCCCCCTCTAGTAGCAGCACTGTTCCCATTCCCATCCTTTCCCATCTAGTAGCAGCACTGTTCCCATTCCCATCCTTCCCCCTCTAATAGCAGCCTTGTCCCCATTCCCATCCTTACCCCTCTAGTATCATCATTGTCGTCCTTGCCATACCTCTGCCACTAGTAGTGGCATTCTCCCCATTCCCATCCTTCCCCCTCTAATAGTAGCACTGTCCCCATTCCCATCCTTACCCCTCTAGTAGCACCATAGTCATCCTTCCCCTCTCTGTAGCATGTCTCCTTACTGTACGATTTCTTTCCTCAGAGCCTCCATTTTCTCCAGTACATAATAATACAATAGAAGTAGTACCAGAAGGAGGTAGTGTCACCCTGACGGTATATGTAACGGCAGCACTGTTCCTATTCCCATCCTTCCCCCTCTAGTAGCAGCACTGTTCCCATTCCCATCTTTCCCCCTCTAGTAGCAGCACTGTTCCCATTCCCATCCTTCCTCATCTAGTAGCAGCACTGTCCCCAATTCCCATCCTTCCCCCTCTAGTAGCAGCACTGTCCTCATTCCCATCCTTCCCCCTCTAGTAGCAGCACTGTTCCCATTCCCATCCTTCCCCCTCTACTAGCAGCAGTGTCCCCATTCCCATCCTTCCCCCTCTAGTAGCAGCACTGTTCCCATTCCCATCTTTCCCCCTCTAGTAGCAGCACTGTTCCCATTCCCATCCTTCCCCATCTAGTAGCAGCACTGTCCCCAATTCCCATCCTTCCCCCTCTAGTAGCAGCACTGTTCCCATTCCCATCTAGTAGCAGCACTGTCCCCATTCCCATCCTTCCCCCTCTTGTAGCAGCACTGTTCCCATTCCCATCTTTCCCCCTCTATTAGCAGCACTGTTCCCATTCCCATCTTTCCCCCTCTAGTAGCAACACTGTTCCCATTCTCATCTTTCCCCCTCTAGTAGCAGCACTGTTCCCATTCCCATCCTTCCCCCTCTAGTAGCAGCACTGTTCCCATTCCCATCTCTCCCCCTCTAGTAGCAGCACTGTTCCCATTCCCATCTTTCCCCCTCTAGTATCAGCACTGTTCCCATTACCATCTTTCCCCCTCTAGTAGCAGCACTGTTCCCATTCCCATCCTTTCCCCTCTGCTCCCCTACTAGCAGCAACATTTTCCTCTTTCCCAGACTCATCCTCTAGCAGCAGCATTGTCCCCATTCCCATCCTTCCCCCTCTACTAGCAGTACTGTCCCCATTCCCACCCTTCCCCCTCTAGTAGCAGCACTGTTCCCATTCCCATCTTCCCCCCTCTAGTAGCAGCACTGTTCCCATTCCCATCCTTCCCCCTCTAGTAGCAGCACTGTTCCCATTCCCATCTTCCCCCCTCTAGTAGCAGCACTGTTCCCATTCCCATCCTTCCCCCTCTAGTAGCAGCACTGTTCCCATTCCCATCTTCCCCCCTCTAGTAGCAGCACTGTTCCCATTCCCATCCTTCCCCATCTAGTAGCAGCACTGTCCCCAATTCCCATCCTTCCCCCTCTAGTAGCAGCACTGTCCTCATTCCCATCCTTCCCCCTCTAGTAGCAGCACTGTTCCCATTCTCATCCTTTCCCATCTAGTAGCAGCACTGTCCCCATTCCCATCCTTCCCCCTCTAGTAGCAGCACTGTTCCCATTCCCATCCTTCCCCCTCTAATAGCAGCACTGTCCCCATTCCCATCCTTACCCCTCTAGTATCATCATTGTCGTCCTTGCCATACCTCTGCCACTAGTAGTGGCATTCTCCCCATTCCCATCCTTCCCCCTCTAATAGTAGCACTGTCCCCATTCCCATCCTTACCCCTCTAGTAGCACCATAGTCATCCTTCCCCTCTCTGTAGCATGTCTCCTTACTGTACGATTTCTTTCCTCAGAGCCTCCATATTCTCCAGTACATAATAATACAATAGAAGTAGTACCAGAAGGAGGTAGTGTCACCCTGACGGTATATGTAACGGCGAGACCTACTTACCGTATATCTTCTAAGATCCTCCCGGCGACCTTCACCTGGTATATGAACAAGACGGAAATAAAGAGCGGCGTCACCTCCACATATGATTCATCCAACCTCCAC is a genomic window of Bufo bufo chromosome 1, aBufBuf1.1, whole genome shotgun sequence containing:
- the LOC120986770 gene encoding carcinoembryonic antigen-related cell adhesion molecule 1-like, which gives rise to MKYNVSPENRTAGITPVSAVTLSSNASSAELWAEQDSVSLHCSSQGSAITFTWSLDGKPVSSKSPYYITESKSPPYSNLTISPVSRNDGGPFTCTASNLLNSETSNDLSFSLNWRPGGEMSCPVTSNGDILSLVCSWENGRPPANVTMTFNGTTGMNPNIVTRNVSSKTLIWGSVLNCRGDQLGKTSICQKILEPPYSPVHNNTIEVVPEGGSVTLTVYVTARPTYRISSKILPATFTWYMNKTEIKSGVTSTYDSSNLHISEVKQANSGRYECTARNVIGSETFIFNVNVNAKAVPPKNGLDGGEIAGIVIGVLAGLTIIGIIVFFIVKKRSHTGDAARNIYENADFRPDLTYETKLPGAMVNPATQRKEESNYQEFIPHNEAVYRNVLPGPRR